The genome window CTGATGGCCGCGCGCCATGGCATCGCCGGGATGGCCTGGCCAGCCGGGTAGGCATGGCTCAAGGCAAACACGGGGCCGCTATAGCCGGCGGGCGGAGGCAGCTGCGAATTGGCGAAGGGATCGATGGCTTGCGCGGCGGCATTGGCACACATGCCAGCGCACAATATCAACATTGCAATTTTTTGCATGACTTTCTCCAGTTGAGGGACGACGACAAAATCGATAGCCGGGCCACCATGCGCCCTAGACAGGCGCGCTGCGCACAAAACCGTTGACCTGCGAGAGAAAGGCCACCGTGGTAAAGGGCCGCCCCTCGGAGCCAATAAACAAGTGACCGTGCTCGGCGACGAATGCCTGAAATACCGGCCCGTTCACATGCCGCAGGAACGCGGCGTCGTTGCGATAGATTTCAAAAAACAGCAGGGACTGGGGACTGCCCGGCGGCAGCGACTGCAGGCGGGAAGGCGCCGCGCGCGGGCGGTGCACGAGATAAGCCAGCGTATCGGGTTCCTGCGACAGCACGGCTTGCACCAGCACGGCCAGCGCCTGCTCCACCTGCGCCTCGCAGCCGGGCAAAATGAACCACTCGGAAGTCAGATGCAGGGCATCATCGGGATATGGCGTCATCATCAATTCTCCTCATGCAAGCGCTGCTTGCGAAAGTCGGTTAAGAATCTTGCTGCTACCAGCAGTGCCGCCGCCCTCGCCTTGCGGGCAGGATCAGACGATGCCTATGAAGAATTGTTGAATTTACAAAAGATGCGATGCCTGATTCTGCACCGTTTGATATTGCTAAATATTCACCAATATTCACAAATTCAAAATATTTATTTTTGATATTATTTCCTCCATTCAGTCAGGGAATCCAGCACTCACTGAAGAGCGCGGCAAGACGCCGCTGCGTGTCCATCCACAACCATGGACTGAAAAAGCCGATGACCATCATGCTTATCTTATTTGCAGTTGAAAAATATGTAACTTCATGGCAGCATGGAATGACATTTTCTTTACTGCAAGGTTGTGATGGACAAGCAATTGCTGTTGATTTGCGCACTGACGTTCATCATCCACATCATCGGCACCCTTGCCTACTCCGTGCGCATCGCCGGCATCCGCACGCGGCGCATCGCCGTCTCGCTGGCCCTGTTCAGCATTCTGATGCTGCTATCGCGCACGTCGAACTCTTTCCTGGGGCCATTCCTGGCCAAGCGCGTGGAAACGGGCATCGACCAGCACGTTGCCGCCGGCACGCTATTGCTGGACTTCCGCTGGCTGCTGTTCTCCGCCAGCCTGGCGACGATACTGGGCGCCATCCTGATCCCCACCTTCCAGCGCGCCTTCTGCCGCGCCGTCGAGCACTTCCAGGTGCACAGGTCGGTGCCGAAACTGCTGCTGCACGCCGTCTTCAAGGGCGGCCTGTCCTACCTCAAGACCTCCGCCAGCCTGCCCAGGCCCGCCAACGTCACGGGCCTGCGCCAACAATCGGGCGTCTCCGTCTCCATGACGGCCATTAACGTCATCGCCACTGCCCTGTGGACGGTGGGCGCATCGTTGTCCACCTTACACCGCGGCGCTGTACGCGGGCGTGCTCGATCCGAGCGTGCGCGTGACCTCCAGCACGCTTTCATCGATCATCAACGGCGGCGCCACCATCATGATGGCCGTCTTCATCGACCCGCACATGTCGGGCATGACGGATGACGTTATCGAAGGAAAGATCGAAGAATCGCAGTTCCGGCGCGCGGTGGTGTGGCTGGTGGGGAGCAGATTGGCGGGAACGCTGATTGCGCAGTTTTTATTGGTGCCATCGGCGGTGGTGATTGTGGGGGTGGCGGAGGGACTATAAGCCTATGAAATAATTCAAAATATATTTTAAATAAAATGAAGAAAATAGAAGCAAAAAAACATCTTAATAATCCAACTACCAAATAAAAATATAAATCAAACAAAGGTACGTCATGAAAATTAATATAAAAAATTGCAACAATATAGATGAAGCAAATATATCCGTAGAAATTGGAAGGCTAAATATAAAATACGGCGCAAACGGAACAGGAAAAAGCACTATTGCAAAAGCCATTGAATTAACATCAAAAAAACCTATCGATCTAAGTTCTTTAACGCAATTCAAATTCAGAAGCCTCCCAGAAGAAGAAAGAAAAATCCCATCAATTGAAGGAATCGAGGCCTTTAAATCAATTTCAGTCTTCAATGAAGATTATGTTAGCCAATTTGTATTTAAGCAAGATGAAGTTTTAAAAAACAGTTTTGACATATTTATAAAAAATCAAAACTACAAAGATAAGATGTTGGAAATACAAAATATAGTTTCCGAAATAAAAG of Janthinobacterium sp. PAMC25594 contains these proteins:
- a CDS encoding putative quinol monooxygenase; translated protein: MMTPYPDDALHLTSEWFILPGCEAQVEQALAVLVQAVLSQEPDTLAYLVHRPRAAPSRLQSLPPGSPQSLLFFEIYRNDAAFLRHVNGPVFQAFVAEHGHLFIGSEGRPFTTVAFLSQVNGFVRSAPV